Part of the Rhipicephalus sanguineus isolate Rsan-2018 chromosome 5, BIME_Rsan_1.4, whole genome shotgun sequence genome is shown below.
TGTGACTCTAGAGATCATTCATATATAACGAATCGTTATGATGCAAGTGCGGCTTTACTGCAGCAATTACTGAATGACCACAATCTAATAGATGTGGGAGCACATGCGCCCTCCTCGGTAAAGTTCACGCACTTTCAGGGTGTCCCACACGCTAGACTAGACCGTGTGTATGTATCTATAAACCTATGGTCTCACATTCATAACTATGCTGTAAAGCCCATATTTTTTACAGACCATTGCTTAGTAGCCGTTTCATGGGGTCCCCAAAATTTCGTAAGGTTCCTCCAAACTGGGAACTATGGAAGCTTAACGTACAGCTCTTGCGTGAGGAATGTTTCGAAAAAAATAGTCAACGAATTGCTACGTGAGGTAACACAATGTCGACAGCTGCCAATTTTTGCTCAGTGGGAAATGTTCAAAGAGAAAGTTAAGTATGAGGCAATTGGTATTTCATGCGAGTTGACCCAAAGAAAAACTGCTGAAAAACGTTATCTTTATGATTTACTTCATAAGCTCCATGCATTTGAAAGTCAAGAGCCGGGATTGTACGTTGATGAGATAAATTCGGTTCGAGCACAGATACAAAAACATGATGCAGAAGTATATAGAGGAGCAATGGTTCGTTCACGTGTTACTCGTTTCACTGATGAGGAACCCACAAAAAGCGCTCTTGGGGATGAAAAGCGGTATGCACTTTCTAAACAGATATTGCAAATTGAATCGCGTGGTTCTATTTGCACAGAGACATGTCAAATAAGAGCCGCATTCGAAGAGTATTATAAAAAACTATTTACCGCGGCTGAGCTCCGGGATGATTATGAAGAAAAAGCTGACCACTTTATTGCGCTTGTGCCACCCTTACAAGAGGACGACAGACTTAGTGTTGATGGGCCCATCACTAGGGAAGAAATAAGGTTTGCAATAAGCacgttgcagaaaaacaaaactcctGGCCCAGATGGCCTTAGTGCGGAAttttacataaaatttcaagaacttctggttccttttcttgagcaactttttaaGGAGGCTTATGAACGTGGtgagcttcctccttctttctatcagggCCACACAACATTAATACCAAAAAGTACTGACACTGAAGCGTTAAAGAGAGTTAACGGATATAGGCCTATATCATTAtgtaacgttgattacaaaatatttgcgaaattGCTGACAAATCGCCTGCAGACAGTGATCACTAGATGTGTAGGTGACCACCAAACATGTGGAATTCGAGGCCGCTCTATACAAACAAATATCCATATAGCGCGGTCAGTCCTTGAATGTATCGATGGTAGTATGGACCAAGTAGCCCTTCTTCAAATAGACCTCgctaaagcctttgataaggtacaGCATGCTTTCCTGTTCAGGCTCCTAAGACATCTGCAGCTGGGTGACGTACTGTACAATGGTATTTCACTCTGTTATAAAAAGTGCACTACAAGGCTCATTGTAAACCGCACACTTTCGGATATAATAGAGTTAAATTCATCCGTACGTCAGGGGTGTCCGCTCTCGCCTTTGCTCTTTGCAATATACCTGGAACCACTATGTTTAAGTGTGCTTCTAAATTCTAGCATTAGAGGATACCGAtatgaggctgaggaaattaaagttctagcttatgccgacgacatcgccTTCTTTTGCACCGATAAACCTAGTGTTcaagaagcagtaaacactacgttacgcttctgtgaaatcgctggagccagtataaattttgataaaagcagagggttctggctgggaatgtgggctcaaactccctcagtgttctcaaatatccattggaatgcgactgctatgcggtatcttggtgtgcctcttgataactatcgtaatagcggcccacattggacgtccgcgataactaatatccgtcgaaaggtgtcaacatggcacggacgagacctttccattttttcaagagctaaagcgtgcaatgtatttcttgcatcaaagcttgtctatgttttgcaggtattgcactgctctcgtgtgcacattcaagcgtttcacaggatatttgcttgttttatttggggctcttcatgggaacctatgagaagagacaacctttttcttccacttgagaagggcggcctcagtctggtgcatttgtttgtgcgacagttggtgttgcgatttttttatcttaaagacgtctgtcacccatttttgttggcagttcttcgaaaccgtctgagttatcatcttccttttctttatgtcacgacaaatgttgccaaggaatcgcagttgtcgggattcttaaaagaaattgttgatactgtcaactttttgaaaaccagatttacattagagtatttatataatatagacagaacaacgctaaccgcTGCACTTGTGAATAGCCTTTTCCCAGAACCTGTATATCGACTGCCATATTTGTTTTTGCCTggccatgatgt
Proteins encoded:
- the LOC119392866 gene encoding uncharacterized protein LOC119392866; its protein translation is MWAQTPSVFSNIHWNATAMRYLGVPLDNYRNSGPHWTSAITNIRRKVSTWHGRDLSIFSRAKACNVFLASKLVYVLQVLHCSRVHIQAFHRIFACFIWGSSWEPMRRDNLFLPLEKGGLSLVHLFVRQLVLRFFYLKDVCHPFLLAVLRNRLSYHLPFLYVTTNVAKESQLSGFLKEIVDTVNFLKTRFTLEYLYNIDRTTLTAALVNSLFPEPVYRLPYLFLPGHDVLFRVRRMCISPAAKTFFFKLHTSTLPVKKWLNEKAIYVPWTVNCRLCDQPETIEHCFIHCRDAFYFWDILKRTIRKDLPIAAHGIRFLPFKKSPTNNTPYDLFMLLGLYALWKSRMIDRHAEPPRSTRSVFREEAAQVRSVVETFEPVPEWLALLDACVCLPDF